The Halanaerobium saccharolyticum subsp. saccharolyticum DSM 6643 genomic sequence CTGCTCACAAGAAATGCCGGGCTTTAATACTATTAGTATCAGCGGCTATCATATTCGAGAAGCTGGCGCTAATGCAGTTCAAGAATTGGCATTTACTCTGGCAGATGCAATAGAATATGTGAAAGCAGCTTTGAAAATTGGTCTAGATATTGATGATTTTGCACCCCGTTTATCTTTTTTCTTTGCTTCACAGATGAATATCATGGAAGAAACAGCTAAATTCAGAGCTGCACGTAAACTTTGGGCTGAGATTATAGAAGAACGTTTTGATGCTAGAAAAGAAAAGTCTAAACTTTTACGGTTTCATACTCAAACTGCTGGAACAGCATTAACTGCTGAGCAGCCTTTAAATAATATAATTCGAGTAACAATTCAAGCTCTTGCAGCAGTTATGGGAGGGACTCAATCTTTGCATACCAATTCATATGATGAGGCGCTTTCTCTTCCATCTGAAGAAGCTGTTGAAATTGCTTTAAGAACGCAGCAGATAATTGCTGAAGAAAGTGGGATTGCAGATGTAATTGACCCTTTAGGAGGTTCCTATTATTTAGAAGATTTAACAGCTTCTTTTGTTGAAAAGACAAAAAAATATTTAGATAAAATTGATCAACTTGGTGGAATGGTGGAAGCTATTAAAACAGGATATGTACAGCAAGAAATTCAGGATAGTGCTTATCAGAAACAAAAAGAAATTGATGAGGGAGAAAAAATAGTTGTTGGAATAAATAAATATCGAAGAAATAATCAAAGTGCCGAAATGGATCTACTGAAAGTTGATTCAAGTCTGGAAAAAGCACAAAAAAAACGTTTAAATAATTTAAAAAAAGAAAGAAATCAACATTTTGTTCAAAAGACTCTGGAAAAGGTCAAATCTGCAGCTGAAACTGGCGATAATTTAATGCCTCCGATAATTGAAGCTGTAAGAGCTAAAGCAACTTTAAATGAAATTAGTGATCAGTTGCGAGATGTTTTTGGAGAATATCAAAATAGAAATATTTAATTATTATTAAAAATCCTGTCTTTAGAGGCAGGGTTTTTGTCTTATATAAAGAAATATAATTTTAAGTGGTGATTTTTTTAGATCTTATTAGTTTTTAAATTTAAATTTATAATTAGGGAAAAGTTGAAGGAGGATTAATTTATGTCAAAAAATAAAAATGAGCATTTGAAACAGAAACTTAATAATATAACAGAAGAAATTGTTTTAGAAAAGCTAGATGATTTTCTTAAAAGAGAAGAGTTTACCGATGTTTGTAAGGATGAAAAATGTTTATTAGATATGGCAACATATGCTTTGAATCGTTTACCAGCAAAATATGTTACCTCATCAAAAGGGGAGGCTTTTTCTAAAACAGAAGAACTTGAACAGCAGCATTCAGCTGATGTAATTTCTGTAGTAATTAAGGCTATTAAAGTAGTATCTGAAAACGATAATAATTATGACAAATAATTTTAATTGGATAAAATATTAGGAGAGATATTATGATAAATGAACGATTTTTTAAAACTGGACATGCAATAATTATCTTATTAGTTATAATATTTCTTTTGGGACAGATACCATATTTTATGGTTCCTTTGACTTCAGTAATGAGTTTTATTTTACTACCTCTATTATTCAGTACATTTTTATATTATTTAATGAGACCACTTGTCAGATATTTATATAAATGGATAAATATCAAATCATTAGCTATAGTTATTTCATTACTGATTGTTCTTGCTTTACTAATAATTGTATTTTATTTTGGCGGTAGTATTATTTATGACCAGGGCAAAGAGTTAAGTCAGAGTTTAAGTGGTAATTATAATTATATCTATAATTTGATTCTTTCTATAATTCAAAATTTAAAAGAATATATTGATTTCAATAATTCTTTTTTAGAAGAGTTAAATTTAAGAGAAAGAATATTTTCTTATGCAAATGAACTTGCCCAAAAGCTTTCATCTTATAATTATATGGGTATTTTTAGTTCTATTACTAATTTTGGTCTCATAATTTTACTGATACCTTTTATTGTTTTTTATCTACTTAAAGATGATCAAAAAATATTTAATAATTTTATGAAAATCATTCCAGAATCTAAAAAAAGAAGAGTAGAAAAATTGGCTGAAGAAATTGATCATTTACTTGCTACTTTTATTAGTTCACAATTAGTTGTGGCCTTCTTTTTAGGATTAGTAATGTTTATTGGGTTTTTGCTAATTGGGCTTCCAAATGCAGTTGCACTGTCTTTTATCGCGATGATAACTTCCTTAATTCCAATTATTGGGCCATTTTTTGGTAGTTTGCCTGCTGTTTTTGTTGCTGTTACAAACAGTTGGTTTTTGTTTTTGGGAGTGTTGGTAATTATTGTGGTTGCACAGTATTTAGAAGGTAATTTGATTAGGCCTTTGGTTCAAGGGCGACGCTTAGAAATTCATCCAATAGTGGTATTATTTGTAGTTTTATCCGGTGTGTATTTATTTGGTTTTATCGGGGCCTTAACAGCTGTTCCTCTATATGTAGTTTTGAGATTGGTTTTTAAGAAGAAATATATTGATAAAGAATTTTAAATTGATTGGTGATTGGTTGATTGTTGATTGGTACCAAGTGTCTGGAAATAATTTCCAGGTACTTAGTACCAATCTTTTTTTTTGTAATTTTGATTACTTTTTTAACTAAATCCTTGACTAAAGTTGAGTAATGTTGTAGGATATAAGTAACACAATGTTGAGTAGATTACTTTATTATAAGGAGATGACATAGATTATGGATAAAAAACTGCTAAAAGTATCTAATTTGAAATCTAAAGTTGAAGATGAAAATATATTAAATGGAATTAATTTAGAGGTTAACAAAGGTGAACTTCATGTAATTATGGGTCCTAACGGGGCTGGAAAATCAACTCTAGCAAATGTTTTGATGGGCCACCCAGAACACAAGATTACAGATGGAGAAATTGAATTTGATGGTGAAAATATAAATGAATTAGCAGTAGATAAAAGAGCGAAAAAAGGTATTTTCTTATCATTTCAATATCCCCAAGAAATACCTGGGGTAACTGTGGAAAATTTTCTCCGTACAGCTAAAACTGCAGTAAGTGGAGAACAACAGAGTATATTTGATTTTAAATTTCTATTAGAAGAAAAAATGAATTTGTTAGATATTGATCAATCTTATGCAGATAGATATTTAAATAAAGGTTTTTCTGGTGGCGAAAAAAAGAAGAATGAAATTTTGCAGATGGCAGTTTTAGAGCCTAAACTTGCTATCTTAGACGAAACAGATTCTGGTCTTGATGTAGATGCAACTAAAACAGTTGCTAAGGGTATTAAAAAGTTGGCTTCTAAAGATAATGCAATGATAATAATTACTCATCATAACCAGATTTTAGATTATTTAAAGCCAGACTATGTCCATGTTTTAGTTGATGGTAGAATAGCTAAATCAGGAGATATGTCACTAGCTAAAGAAATTGAAGATGAAGGATATGCAGAATATAAAGAAGAAGCTCTAAATGAAAGCAATTCGAAAAGCAACTGTTAATCAATTTTTTGATTGATATGACAATTAATGAAATCAGTTTTGGGGGATTTAAAGATTTTAAATATAGATTTTAATGTTTTAAGAACAGGGAGGTTTTTTAGATGAGTGAAAAGACAGAAGTTAAAGATATTGATCGTAGTCTTCATGAGAATAAAAATGAAGAAAAACACCGTTATAAATCAGCTAAGGGATTAACTCCTGAAGTAATAAAGGAAATTTCGAGAGAAAAAAATGAGCCAGAATGGATGTTAGAATTTAGGCTTAAGGCTTTAGAAATATATAAGAAAAAAGCAGTCCCTACCTGGGGAGCAGATATTTCAGATCTGGATATGGATAATATCATTACCTATGTGAGGCCAGATGCAGATCTTCAGAGTGATTGGGATCAAGTGCCGGAGGAAATCAAAAATACATTTGATGCCCTTGGAATTCCAGAGGCAGAAAAAGAATCATTAGCTGGTGTAGGTGCTCAGTATGATTCTGAGGTTGTTTACCATAATTTAAAAGAAGAAATGGTTGAACAGGGTGTTATCTATATGGACATGGAAAATGCTGTAAAAGAACATGAGGATTTAGTTAAAGAACATTTCATGAAATTAATTACACCTAATGATCATAAATTTTCAGCTCTACACGGTGCTGTTTGGTCAGGTGGTTCTTTTGTTTATGTACCAGAGGGAGTAGATGTAAATATACCACTGCAATCCTACTTTCGGCAGAATGCACCTGGATCAGGACAATTTGAGCACACTCTTATAATTTTGGAAGAAGGAGCAAACGCTCACTTTATTGAAGGCTGTTCAGCTCCCAAATATTCGGTAAATAATCTTCATGCAGGTGCTGTAGAATTGTTTGTGAATAAAGGTGCCAAGCTTCGCTATAGTACAATAGAAAACTGGTCCCGTAATATGTACAACTTAAATACGAAACGCGCTTTAGTAGAAGAAGATGGGGTCATTGAATGGGTTTCTGGTTCTTTTGGTTCTAAGGTTTCAATGTTATATCCGATGAGCATTTTAAAAGGACCCAGAGCTAGAGCCGAATTTACTGGTGTTACTTTTGCAGCAGAAGGACAGTATTTAGATACAGGAGCTCAGGTTATTCATGCGGCTCCAAATACAACTTCGACAGTTAATGCACGTTCAATTGCCAAAGATGGTGGTCATGCATATTATCGTGGCTTACTCAAAGCGACCGATAATGCTCATGGAGCAAAAGCTTCAGTTTCTTGTGAATCTTTGATGTTAGATAATGAATCTAAATCAGACACTTTACCAATAATGAAGCTGCAGACTGATGATATTGATATTGGTCATGAAGCTAAAGTTGGTCGGATTAGTGAAGAAGCTATTTTCTACTTAATGAGTAGAGGAATTAGCGAAGAAGAAGCTAAGGCCATGATTGTTCGTGGATTTGTAGAGCCAATTGCCAGTGAATTGCCATTAGAATATGCAGTTGAATTGAATAATCTAATTAACCTTGAACTTGAAGGTACTATAGGATAGGTGATATAAAATGTATAACAAAAAATTAGTTGATAACTTAACTACTGGTCAATCAAAACTTCTCAGCAACAACAGAAGAGAAAAATTTAATGTTTTTGAAGAATTAACTAAAAGTGATTTTAAAAGAATAAATTTATTTGATTATCAATTTCCAGAATACAGCCCTTACAATAAGGAATACTTAAAGGATAAAAAGGGTCAAGATGAATTAATTATTAAAAAAATGACCGATAATCTAAATAATGAAACAGAAATTTTAGATTATCTAGCAGAATTTAAAAATAAAAAAGTGAAAAAAGGAAATCAAGGGCTGGATCCTAAATATTTAGCTATGGTTGAAGCTTTTTATAATACTGGACTTTTTATTAAAGTTCCGGAAAATACAGAATTAAAGCTGCCAGTAGAAATATTTTATGAATTGGATCAAGAAAATCCAGTCTTAATTGATAATAATTTAATTGTAGCTGAAAAAAATTCTAAATTAACTATAGTCATTGATTATAGAATGAAAGACGAAGAATTAGCAGCTTTTCACAATGGCTTAACCAGAGTAATTGTAAAAGAAAATGCTGTTTTAAATATCATCAAGGTTCAGCGTTTTAATAATCAGAGTGATAATTTTGATAGTAATATTTCTCTAGTTTCAAATCAAGGAGAATTAAATTGGATTCCAATTGAACTTGGTGGAAGAAATTCTGTAACTAATAATGATAATATCTTAATGGATGATGGAAGCAGAGCAACTATTAGTTCAGTTTATTTTGCTGATGGTGAGCGAAAAATGGATCTTGGATTCAAAATGAATCATCAGGGACGCCACAGCAGCAGTGAAATAGAAAGCAAGGGTGTTTTAAAAGATAAAGCACAGAAGGTTTTTAGAGGTGATTTATATTTCCAAAAAGGATCCAGTCAGTCCCAGGGATCTGAAAGAGAAGAGGTACTTCTTTTAGATAAAACCGTTGACTCTGATTCTATACCAGCTTTGTTTTCTGAAGAAGATAATGTGGAAGGAGAACATGCTGTAAGCGCAGGTCAGATTGATGAGCAGCGTTTATTTTATTTGATGAGCAGAGGTATGAATAAAGCAGAAGCTAAACAGTTAATGGTAGAAGCTTCATTTAATCCTATTTTTGATAAAATACCTCTTAATGATCTTAAAGGAAGTGTTATAAATGATGTTAAAACAAGAATTCGCAGTTAAAAAAGATAAGTTAGGAAATAAATATAAAAAAGATTTCCCTATCTTAAATCAACAAATAAATGGTAAAAGTCTTGTCTATTTTGATAATGCTGCAACAACCCAGAAACCTGAAGTTGTTCTAGATGCAGTTGACAATTATAATCGAACAATTAATGCTAATCCACACCGTGGTGCTCACACTTTGAGTGTTCGGTCTACCGAAGCTTACGAAAATGCTAGAGCTAAAGTTAAAGATTTTATTAATGCGGAAAAAGTAGAAGAAATTATATTTACCCGTAACACTACCGAATCTTTAAATCTGCTTGCTAATAGTATGGAAGCTTTGGTTGAAGAAGGAGATGAGATTTTAATATCTGCTCTCGAACATCACAGTAATATACTGCCCTGGCAGCAGCTTGCAGAAAGAAAGAATCTAAAATTAAAATATTTATATCCAGATCAAAATTATAGAATTTCCATGGCAGAGCTTAAAGATAAATTGACAGATAAAACAAGGATTTTTAGTATTTCTCAGATGTCCAATGTTAGTGGAACTATAAATCCCATAAAAGAAATGGCCGAACTTGCTCATCAAAAAAATGCTTTAGTTGTTGTGGATGGTGCACAAGGAGCACCTCATCTTAAAACTGATGTTAGAGATCTAAATGTTGATTTTTATGCTTTTTCTGGTCACAAAATGCTGGGACCAATGGGGATCGGCGTTTTATATGGTAAGAAAGATCTTTTAGAAAAATTACCTCCTTTTCTCAGAGGTGGAGGTATGATAGAATATGTTAACGAGCAGGATTCTACTTATGCTCCACTTCCTGAAAAATTTGAAGCTGGCACCCCTAATGTTGAAGGGGCTGTAGGACTGCAGGCAGCAATTGAATATTTAGAAGAGATAGGGCTTGATAAAATAAAAGAACATGAACTTGAGTTAACTAAATACGCACTGGAAAAAATGAAACAGCTTGACTTTGTAGAAATAGCAGGACCACTGGATTTAGAAGATCGAGGCGGGATTATATCTTTTAATTTAAAAGATATTCATTCTCATGATCTAGCTACTATAGTTGACAGTGAGGGGATTGCTATTCGTTCTGGTCATCACTGTGCCCAACCTTTAATGAAGTTTTACGGGCTTAATTCTACAGGACGTGTTAGTTTCTATCTCTATAATACTAAAGAAGAAGTGGATCGTTTTCTAGAATCCCTGGAAAAAGTAAGGGAGGTTTTTGGATATGGATCTTGATTCAGTTTATACAGAATTAATAATGGAGCATAATAAAAATAGTCGTAATAAACATTCTTTAGAGAATGCTGATTTGAGTGAGCACGGTCACAACCCAAGTTGTGGAGATGATATCACATTAGAGTTGAAGTTTGATGGGGATATAATCAGCGAAGCAGCTTTTACAGGCAGTGGCTGTGCTATTTCACAGGCTTCAACTTCAATTATGATTGACTTAATTAAGGGCAAAAGTATTGAAGAGGCCTTAGAATTTGTAGAAACATTTATAGCGATGATTAAAAAAGATATAGAAGATCAGCAGGAATTAAGAAAGTTAAAAGATGCAATGGCTTTAAAGAATATTTCGAATATGCCGGCTAGAGTAAAATGTGCAGTTTTATCTTGGCATACTCTGAAAGAGGCTTTAAATGAGCGAAATTAAAATTTGAACAACTATTTTAAAACTTCACTTAAATAGTGAAGTTTTTACTTTACATAATGAAAAATAATCTATATAATGATAACGGGTCTCAATTGTTATAATATCAAATATAAACCGCTGTTTTGTATATGGTGTTTGTTGATAACTCAATAATTTTATAATTCTATAAGATGAGGTGGAAAAAATGGAAAATAGAAAAAAAGGAATAACTTATATACTCTTATCTTCACTCTTTTTTGCTCTAATGGCAGCTACCGTTAAATTTTTAGGTGATATGCCTACAGCAGAGAAGATATTTTTTAGAAACTTGGTTGGTATATTTGTAGCATTTACTTTGGTCAAAAAGAGCGGGAGCTCATTGATTGGAAAGAATAAAAAACTTTTAATTTTGCGCAGTATTTTTGGACTTTTAGGAATAGCTGCCTATTTTTATGCTTTGGCAAATATGAAACTATCTGATGCGGTAATTTTAAATAAGATGTCACCATTTTTTGTAATGGTTTTTGCAGCATTATTTTTAAAAGAAAATATTACAAAAAAACAAATGATTGCTTTATTAACAGCAGCTTTAGGGGCTATATTGGTAATTAGACCAGGATTTGATTCGAATATAATTCCTTCTTTGATTGCTTTAATGTCTAGTATATTTGCAGGTGTAGCTTATACAATAGTTCGGCAGCTTCGCAAAACTGATTCAGCGGCTACAGTGGTCTTTTATTTTAGTCTTTTTTCAACTCTGGCTATGATTCCTTTTATGATCAGTGGTAGTTTTGTAATTCCAACGGCTGTACAAGCTTTAGCTTTATTGGCTTTAGGTTTATTTGCAGCAGCAGCCCAATTATTTATGACAAATGCTTACCGCCATGCTGAAGCAGGAGAGCTTTCAATTTATACTTATGCTAATATTGTTTTCTCTTCAATTTTTGGTTTGCTCTTCTTTCAAGAGATACCAGATCTTTTTTCAGTTCTTGGTGCAGTTTTAATAATTACAGCTGGTTATTTAAATTACCGAGCTAAAGAAAAAGAACATGCAGAAAAAGCAGCTGAACTAAAGCTTGAAAAAGAAAAAAACAAAAGTGTGGTTTAATTATTGGAGGAGTTAAAGTGAAAGATATTAATACAATTTTTTTAGATGTCGATGGTACATTGACAGATGGTAAGGTTTATTTAGATAATGGTAAAAATGAATTTAAAGCTTTTGATGTTAAAGATGGACTAATGGTCGTATCTGCAATTAAAATGGGTTATGATGTGATAATTATGACTGGAAGAAAATCTGAAGTTGTAGCTCGAAGAGCAGCTGAGCTTGGAATTGAAGAATATTATCAGGGTGTTAGAAATAAAAAGCAGGCTCTGGAAAAATTGATGGAAGAAAAAGGAATTAATTATGGTAATTTAGCTTATCTAGGTGACGATTTAAATGATTTTGCTGTAATGAAAGAAGCCAGATTTGCAGGCTGTCCAGCAGATGCAGCGGAAGAAGTTAAAGAAATTTCTGACCTTATATCTGAATTTAGCGGTGGAGCTGGTGCGGTTAGAGAAATCTTAACGTATCTTCTAAAGGCTAAAGGAGAGTATCATAAAGTGGTGGAAAGATTTTCAGGAGAAGGTAATTAGATTAGATTTTATTTTAAATTAAAAGTTATTGACAGACTGTAACAAAATGGTGTATAATAAATTAAGTTGAACTCAATTAAATTACAGTAAATTGAAATCGAGGTGAGCTAATGGCTAAATTTGAACAGTTAAAATTAGATAATCAAATCTGTTTTCCCCTTTATGCTCTATCACGTAAGGTGATTCAGTTATATAAACCTCTGCTTGATAAATATGATTTAACTTATACTCAATATATAACAATGCTTGTGTTGTGGGAAAAGGAGAATATATCGCTGAAGGAACTGGGAGAAAAACTTTATCTAGATTCGGGAACTCTTTCACCAGTGGTAAAAAAACTTGTTAAACAGGGATTGGTTGAAAAATATCGTTCTTCGGCCGATGAAAGAATAGTTAAAATCAAACTAACTACAGCTGGTAGAGAAATGGAAAAAGATGCTGCAGAAATACCTGGGAAACTGTATTCAAAGTTTGAAGGAGATCCAAAAGTATTAAAGGAATTAAAGAAAAATTTAGATCAGGCGTTAAAACAATTTAAAAATGAGAGTTAAATCCTTGTGAAAAAGGGTTTAACTTATATTTTTATTTATTAAATTTAACACAACTAAATTTTATAAAATACAAAAGCGGAGTAAAATTATTCTACTCCGCTTCCGTTAGTTTTATTTTATTAATCTAATTATTTAAGATTGGAATTCAAACTATTATGCACTCTCGTTGATTGTAATAACTTCCATTTTTTCTAAAGCTCTATCTATTAACTTTTCGATTTCTAAAGCTTCTTCTCCATAGTGGACAATATCCAGTTTGGGTTGAGTTGTAGGTTCATTAGGCACAAAAACAGTGCAGCAGTCTTCATAGGGCCGGATTGATATTTCATAAGTTCCAACTTTTTTTGAAAGCTCGATTATATCATTTTTATCCATTGTAATTAATGGTCTTAAAACTGGATAAGCAGCAGCTTCATCAGATGAGCGTAGTCCTTCTAAAGTTTGGCTTGCTACCTGACCTAGACTTTCTCCTGTGACTAGGGCAAGTTCTCCGTTCTTTTCTGCCAGTCTGTTGCCGATTCTGATCATCATGCGGCGCATAATAGTAACAGTATATCGATTAGGACATTTTTTCAGTATCTCCTGTTGGATTTCTGTGAAGTAAGGTATCTGCAGTTTGATTTCTCCACCATAACGGCTTAAAACCTTTGCTAGATCGATTACTTTTTCTTTTGCTCGCTCAGAAGTATAGGGAGGAGAATCAAAATAGACTGCATTTAAGGATAGGCCTCTTTTTAATCCCAACCAACCAGCAACTGGGCTATCAATTCCGCCTGAGAGCAGCAGTAATGCTTTACCTGATGATTTAACCGGCAGCCCGCCCGGGCCAGCTTCTCGCCTTACAAAAAGATAAATTTTACCTCGCCTAATTTCAACTTCAACAAGATGCTCAGGCTGATGCACATCAACACTAAGCGGTGTAGATTCAGCTTCAACTTTTCTTAATATTTCTCCACCTAATTCTCGATTTAGTTTAGGACTTTTGATTGGAAATGACTTATCAGCCCTAGTAGTTTCAACCTTAAAGGTTGTTGGATAGTTTTGTACTTCATTTTTAAAAAGCTTAACAACTTTCTTTTTAATTTTTTCAAAATCATTATCATTAAATTTATCTATTTTTTTGCCAATTCTAAATCGCTGGGCTGGACTCAAAGAAACAATCCCTGGAACATTAACTAATCTTTTAACAATTTTTTCAATCTTATTACTTTCTGCATAAAGAAAAATTCGTCCATAAATAGTGCTGATTTCGAAATCTCCCAAATCTGCTGTTGCTCTTTTAATATTTGCAACAAGTTGAGAAATGAAATCATTGATATTATCACCTTTTAGACTAATTTCTCCATAACGAATAATTATTAAATCATACAAATTTTTTCACCTCATTAAAAAAGTTTAAGAAAATCAATCTGTTCTTTTAAAGTTTTTATAAAATAATCTAAATCAGAATCTGTAATTTTTCTATTTAAACTAACGCGAATCGCACTTTCACTTCTTTTCTGCGATAGGCCACAGGCATTGATGATTCTACTTCCTTTTGATTTGGAAGAACAGGCAGAACCGGTTGAAATATAGATTCCTTGGCTCTCTAATGCATGGAGCATGGTTTCTCCTTTAATTCCTGGTATAGAAAAATTAACAATATGGGGAGCACCATCTGCAGGAGAGTTAATAACTATATCTTTGATTTGCTGTAGTTTGCTTATTAAATAAGTTCTTTTTTTAGCCATAATTTCATCAGTTTTGTTTTTTAAAGAGAGTTGAGGCAGTTTTTTCACTGCTTCTGCTAGCCCTGAGATTGCAGGTATATTTTCGGTACCTGAGCGCAATTTTTTTTCTTGGCCACCACCATAGATTAAGGGTTTTAAATTTGTGCCTTTTTTGATGTATAAAGCACCAATTCCTTTTGGACCATGGATTTTATGACTGCTAATTGAATAAAGATCAACAGGCCAATTATTTAAATCACTGTATATTTTACCAAAGGCCTGTACACCATCTACATGAAAAAAACTGAGTGGATTTTTTTCGTTAATAATTTCAGCAATTTTTTTGATGGGTTGAATAGTCCCCAGTTCATTATTAACCTGCATAATGCTGACTAAAAGTGTTTTTTTAGTAATTAACTTTTTTAAATCTTCAAGGTCAACATGACCTTCTTGATCAACTTTAACTACATCTATCTGCCAGCCTTCTTTTTCTAGAGTTTTAAAAAGTTCAGCCACAGAAGAATGTTCAATTGGGGAAGTGATTAGATGTTTACCACGATTTTCATAAGAACCAGTAATTCCTCTAATCGCAAGATTATTGCTTTCAGTACCACCTGAGGTAAAAACAATTTCTTTAGCTTTAACTCCCAGATAATTAGCTATTATTTTTCTACTCTTTTTTAAAATTTTTTCTGATTTCAAACCAAACCGATGCAGAGAAGATGGATTGGCATAATTTTTTTCTAAAGCATCAATTACAGCTGCAGTTACTTCGGGCAGTGCCTGGGTAGTTGCAGCATTATCTAAATATACTTCTTTTTCCATTAAATTCACCCCTAATTTAAAACACTAAAGTTAATTATACCACTAATAGCTTGATTAATAAACCATAAAAGCTGAGAAAAATATATGAAAATAAAATAACTGATATTTAGTCGATTTTGATACTTAAATTTAAGTTTTTCTCTAAATTATTTTAATTTTTGAGTTCTAGTGATATAATAGAAGTGGTTAATTATTAACTAAAAAAAATTAGGAGGAAATAAATTGCGTTTGATAGATACACATGCACATCTTGATTTTGATGATTATAATAAAGATAGGAAAGAAGTTTTAAATAGAGCTCGTAAAATCGGTGTAGAGAAAATAGTTAATATAGGCGCGGATTTGGAAGGTAGTAGACGTGCGGTAAAATTAGCAGATAGATATGATGATATTTATGCTGTTGTAGGAATTCACCCACATGAAGCAGATACCGTTAATGAGAAAAGTCTAACTGTAATTAAAGATTTGGCAGCTTCTCCTAAAGTTAAAGCAATTGGAGAATGTGGTTTAGATTTTTATTATGATAATTCACCAAGGGAAATACAAAAAAAGGCATTTAAAAAACAGCTTGAGTTAGCTTTAGAATTAAAGCTGCCAGTTGTTATTCATTCTCGTGAGTCAGCAGCAGAGACTTTAGAAATTTTAGATAAAACAGCTGATTTTGCTCAAAAATTAATTTTTCACTGTTATGCCTATGGACCCGAAGAAATAGAAGAAATAATAAAACGAGATTATTATGTGGCTTTTGGCGGGCTTATCACTTTTAATAGTGCTCAGCCAATCAGAGATGCTTTAAAAAAGATGCCTCTAGATAGGATTTTGCTGGAAACCGATGCGCCTTATTTAACTCCAAGTCCAAATCGCGGTAAAAGGAATGAACCTGCTTATTTAAAGTATATTGTGAAAAAAGCTGCAGAAATTAAAGATATATCTGTTGAAGAAATGGGAAGAATTACTACGGAAAATGCTGAGAGAATTTATAACTTTTAATTTTTTAAAAAATTATAATTTTTCAATTGAAAAAGAAATCCAAAAGTTGAATTAGGGGGAATTTAAAATGAATATTGCTTCAATCGGATTAGGTGA encodes the following:
- a CDS encoding cysteine desulfurase family protein; the protein is MEKEVYLDNAATTQALPEVTAAVIDALEKNYANPSSLHRFGLKSEKILKKSRKIIANYLGVKAKEIVFTSGGTESNNLAIRGITGSYENRGKHLITSPIEHSSVAELFKTLEKEGWQIDVVKVDQEGHVDLEDLKKLITKKTLLVSIMQVNNELGTIQPIKKIAEIINEKNPLSFFHVDGVQAFGKIYSDLNNWPVDLYSISSHKIHGPKGIGALYIKKGTNLKPLIYGGGQEKKLRSGTENIPAISGLAEAVKKLPQLSLKNKTDEIMAKKRTYLISKLQQIKDIVINSPADGAPHIVNFSIPGIKGETMLHALESQGIYISTGSACSSKSKGSRIINACGLSQKRSESAIRVSLNRKITDSDLDYFIKTLKEQIDFLKLF
- a CDS encoding TatD family hydrolase, giving the protein MRLIDTHAHLDFDDYNKDRKEVLNRARKIGVEKIVNIGADLEGSRRAVKLADRYDDIYAVVGIHPHEADTVNEKSLTVIKDLAASPKVKAIGECGLDFYYDNSPREIQKKAFKKQLELALELKLPVVIHSRESAAETLEILDKTADFAQKLIFHCYAYGPEEIEEIIKRDYYVAFGGLITFNSAQPIRDALKKMPLDRILLETDAPYLTPSPNRGKRNEPAYLKYIVKKAAEIKDISVEEMGRITTENAERIYNF